Proteins from a genomic interval of Micromonospora sp. NBC_00389:
- a CDS encoding dienelactone hydrolase family protein: MRHVVLFHSVYGLRPAVRAAADRLRAAGHRVVTPDLYGVPATDTVEEGFALLDKIGQDVVLDRARAALRELPAEAVLAGFSMGAGVAGALLAERPDSAGLLLLHGTGGAPESVRPGLPVQLHLADPDPYDAPDEVDEWQRAMTEAGTDLTVFRYPGVGHLFTDPDVAEYAPEAAAATWPRVLAFLAAP; encoded by the coding sequence ATGCGACACGTCGTGCTGTTCCACTCCGTGTACGGGCTGCGGCCCGCCGTGCGCGCCGCCGCGGACCGGCTGCGCGCCGCCGGACACCGGGTCGTCACCCCGGACCTGTACGGCGTTCCGGCCACCGACACCGTCGAGGAGGGCTTCGCGCTGCTCGACAAGATCGGCCAGGACGTGGTGCTCGACCGGGCTCGGGCGGCGCTGCGGGAACTGCCGGCGGAGGCGGTGCTCGCCGGCTTCTCGATGGGTGCCGGCGTGGCCGGGGCGCTGCTGGCCGAGCGTCCCGACAGCGCCGGTCTGCTCCTGCTGCACGGCACCGGTGGGGCGCCGGAGTCGGTCCGGCCCGGCCTGCCGGTGCAGCTGCACCTCGCCGACCCGGACCCGTACGACGCGCCGGACGAGGTCGACGAGTGGCAGCGGGCGATGACCGAGGCCGGCACCGACCTGACGGTCTTCCGCTATCCGGGCGTGGGGCACCTGTTCACCGACCCGGACGTCGCCGAGTACGCCCCGGAGGCCGCCGCGGCGACCTGGCCACGGGTGCTGGCTTTCCTCGCCGCCCCCTGA
- the paaI gene encoding hydroxyphenylacetyl-CoA thioesterase PaaI: MFDADVASRGLGIELVEAGDGAAVARMRVTERMLNGHAIAHGGFVFLLADTAFALACNSRGPVTVAAGGEITFVRPAGAGDLLTARATERTRYGRSGIYDVTVTRDDGAVVAEFRGRSRTPASLPST; this comes from the coding sequence ATGTTCGACGCCGACGTGGCCTCGCGTGGCCTCGGCATCGAGCTGGTCGAGGCTGGCGACGGTGCGGCGGTGGCCCGGATGCGGGTGACCGAGCGGATGCTCAACGGCCACGCGATCGCCCACGGTGGCTTCGTCTTCCTGCTCGCCGACACCGCCTTCGCGCTGGCCTGCAACAGCCGGGGCCCGGTCACCGTCGCCGCCGGCGGCGAGATCACCTTCGTCCGTCCGGCCGGTGCCGGTGACCTGCTCACCGCCCGTGCCACCGAGCGCACCCGGTACGGCCGCAGCGGCATCTACGACGTCACCGTCACCCGGGACGATGGCGCGGTGGTCGCGGAGTTCCGGGGGCGCAGCCGGACCCCGGCGTCGCTTCCGTCGACATAG
- a CDS encoding fluoride efflux transporter FluC — protein sequence MGGPVSGSFEPRTDPDVDLRVPADRDELSTRPATVLAAVAAGGVLGALARAGLQHAAPHAPTDFPWATFGVNLSGCLLIGVLMAALTHLSGGRPLVRPFLGVGVLGGFTTFSTYAVDIQQALVAGSPGTALAYLAATVVGALVAVGLGDAATAGLLRRRARRVSR from the coding sequence GTGGGAGGGCCCGTGTCCGGATCATTCGAGCCGCGTACCGACCCGGACGTCGACCTTCGCGTCCCCGCCGACCGCGACGAGCTGAGCACCCGTCCAGCCACGGTTCTCGCTGCGGTCGCGGCCGGCGGCGTGCTCGGCGCGCTGGCCCGGGCCGGCCTGCAACACGCCGCCCCCCACGCGCCCACCGACTTCCCGTGGGCGACGTTCGGCGTCAACCTGTCCGGCTGCCTGCTGATCGGCGTGCTGATGGCGGCACTCACGCACCTCAGCGGTGGGCGTCCGCTGGTCCGCCCGTTCCTCGGGGTCGGGGTGCTCGGCGGGTTCACCACGTTCTCCACGTACGCGGTGGACATCCAGCAGGCGCTGGTCGCGGGTTCTCCGGGCACCGCGCTGGCCTACCTGGCCGCGACCGTGGTCGGGGCACTGGTCGCGGTCGGGCTGGGCGACGCCGCCACCGCCGGGTTGCTGCGTCGCCGAGCACGGCGGGTCAGCCGATGA
- a CDS encoding class I SAM-dependent methyltransferase translates to MTPYITNASAWQESWDRQQEAYLPDREHRFTAMLDAVDAVLDGRPPRLLDLAGGTGTISLRVLARFPTAEVTLVDLDPALLAIAGASLTDRATIVTADLGAPEWRSALPHQEYDGVLTATALHWLPADRLGALYGEIRDMLRPGGIFVNADHMPDDSLPELTKRLLDRARDRRAARYAAGAVPSWSEWWERAGADPVLGPLVTQRHAIYPTGHSPEWNPPVSWHLAALTTAGFTEVGTVWRGGPDAAVGAVR, encoded by the coding sequence ATGACTCCTTACATCACGAATGCGTCGGCGTGGCAGGAGAGCTGGGACCGCCAGCAGGAGGCGTACCTGCCGGACCGGGAACACCGGTTCACCGCCATGCTCGACGCTGTCGACGCGGTCCTCGACGGCCGACCGCCGCGCCTGCTTGACCTGGCCGGCGGCACCGGCACCATCTCGCTCCGAGTGCTGGCGCGCTTCCCCACCGCCGAGGTGACCCTGGTGGACCTCGACCCGGCGCTGCTGGCCATCGCCGGTGCCTCACTGACGGATCGGGCCACCATCGTCACCGCCGACCTCGGCGCCCCCGAGTGGCGCTCCGCGCTCCCCCATCAGGAGTACGACGGCGTGCTCACCGCCACCGCGCTGCACTGGCTGCCGGCCGACCGGCTCGGTGCGCTCTACGGCGAGATCCGCGACATGCTGCGACCGGGCGGGATCTTCGTCAACGCCGACCACATGCCCGACGACTCCCTGCCGGAGTTGACCAAGCGGCTGCTCGACCGGGCGCGGGACCGGCGCGCCGCCCGGTACGCCGCCGGCGCGGTCCCCTCCTGGTCGGAGTGGTGGGAGCGGGCCGGTGCCGACCCGGTGCTCGGTCCACTGGTCACCCAGCGGCACGCCATCTACCCGACCGGGCACAGCCCGGAGTGGAACCCGCCGGTCTCCTGGCACCTGGCCGCGCTCACCACGGCCGGGTTCACCGAGGTCGGCACGGTGTGGCGGGGCGGCCCCGACGCCGCCGTGGGGGCGGTTCGCTGA
- the crcB gene encoding fluoride efflux transporter CrcB, translated as MTVLLIALGAAVGAPLRYLTDRAVQSRHDSAFPWGTLTVNVVGSLLLGVLVGLPAGPAVSALLGTGFCGALTTYSTFSYETLRLAQTGNRLLALANVLTSVAAGLAAVTAGYALARALTG; from the coding sequence ATGACGGTGCTGCTCATCGCCCTGGGCGCGGCCGTCGGCGCACCGCTGCGCTACCTCACCGACCGGGCCGTGCAGTCCCGGCACGACTCGGCGTTCCCCTGGGGCACGCTGACCGTCAATGTGGTCGGGTCGCTGCTGCTCGGCGTGCTCGTCGGGCTGCCGGCCGGCCCGGCGGTCAGCGCGCTGCTCGGCACCGGGTTCTGCGGCGCGCTGACCACCTACTCCACCTTCAGCTACGAGACGCTGCGCCTGGCCCAGACCGGCAACCGGCTCCTCGCGCTGGCCAACGTGCTGACCAGCGTCGCCGCCGGGCTCGCCGCGGTCACCGCCGGCTACGCCCTGGCCCGCGCCCTGACCGGCTGA
- a CDS encoding ABC transporter ATP-binding protein, giving the protein MSVVIEARNVEFSFGQTPALRGASVAVDAGEILAVMGPSGSGKSTLLHCLAGILVPDSGEILFDGARVDAMAETERSSLRRDRFGFVFQFGQLVPELTAVENVALPLLLSGVRRTQALRRAHTWFERLGLDGLEQRRSGELSGGQAQRVALARGLVAEPQVLFADEPTGALDSLTGEQVMDLLVSAAREQGTTVILVTHEPRIAAYADREVMVRDGRVNAPDRIAS; this is encoded by the coding sequence GTGAGCGTCGTGATCGAAGCACGCAACGTGGAGTTCTCCTTCGGTCAGACCCCCGCACTGCGCGGCGCCAGCGTCGCCGTGGACGCGGGTGAGATCCTCGCCGTCATGGGGCCCAGCGGCTCGGGCAAGTCCACCCTGTTGCACTGCCTGGCCGGCATCCTCGTGCCCGACTCCGGCGAGATCCTCTTCGACGGTGCCCGGGTCGACGCCATGGCCGAGACCGAGCGCAGCAGCCTGCGCCGGGACCGCTTCGGCTTCGTGTTCCAGTTCGGCCAGCTCGTCCCCGAGCTGACCGCCGTGGAGAACGTCGCCCTGCCGCTGCTGCTCAGCGGCGTGCGCCGGACGCAGGCGCTGCGCAGGGCGCACACCTGGTTCGAGCGCCTCGGCCTGGACGGCCTGGAGCAGCGGCGGTCGGGTGAGCTGTCCGGTGGGCAGGCGCAACGCGTCGCCCTCGCCCGCGGCCTGGTCGCCGAGCCACAGGTGCTCTTCGCCGACGAGCCGACCGGCGCGCTCGACTCGCTCACCGGCGAGCAGGTCATGGACCTGCTCGTCAGCGCCGCCCGCGAGCAGGGCACCACGGTCATCCTGGTCACCCACGAGCCCAGGATCGCCGCGTACGCCGACCGTGAGGTCATGGTCCGCGACGGGCGCGTGAACGCGCCGGACCGGATCGCCTCATGA
- a CDS encoding PadR family transcriptional regulator — translation MSVPLTLLGLLEREPSHGYDLKRDYDAFFGRGKPLPFGQVYSTLSRLARDGKVVISDVAPGSGPDRKRYIITDVGATEVEQWLTQPVEPEPHLQTVLFAKVVLALMLDRPADEYLDTQRGAHLRRMRELTEVKRTGNLVDALLADHGLYHLEADLRWIEMTGARLDALKKEVRP, via the coding sequence ATGAGCGTGCCACTGACACTTCTCGGCCTCCTCGAACGGGAGCCCAGCCACGGCTACGACCTGAAGCGCGACTACGACGCCTTCTTCGGGCGGGGCAAACCGCTGCCGTTCGGCCAGGTCTACTCCACCCTCAGCCGCCTGGCCCGGGACGGGAAGGTGGTGATCAGCGACGTCGCCCCCGGCTCGGGCCCCGACCGCAAGCGCTACATCATCACCGACGTCGGCGCGACCGAGGTCGAGCAGTGGCTGACCCAGCCGGTCGAGCCGGAGCCACACCTGCAGACCGTGCTCTTCGCGAAGGTCGTGCTCGCGCTGATGCTGGATCGTCCGGCCGACGAATACCTCGACACGCAGCGCGGCGCGCACCTGCGGCGGATGCGCGAGCTCACCGAGGTCAAGCGCACCGGCAACCTGGTCGACGCGCTGCTCGCCGACCACGGCCTGTACCACTTGGAGGCGGACCTCCGGTGGATCGAGATGACCGGCGCCCGACTGGACGCCCTGAAGAAGGAGGTGCGGCCGTGA
- a CDS encoding nucleotide disphospho-sugar-binding domain-containing protein, whose protein sequence is MRVLVVSAPLVGHVFPLVPLAVALRDAGHDVLLATGGGGLAAAGAGLSVHDVAPGFDFGRIALRVFPRHPLIARAELAGTAGTRGAGLLFGALNDQLTDPVVELATEWRPDLVVYEPFAVAGAVAAARLGVPAVRQENALFDGRDLVQATSARLGAALRRHGLSELPPPAAALAVAPPSVATQEGWPMRYTSYVGGGELPPWLREPGERPRILVTRSTLTGPGDKGPMPAVVAAAAQVDAEFVLVRPDRRSARTLPDNVRMVDWIPLDEALPASAALVHHGGAGSCFGALAAGLPQMATVGPGDRRHNAELVARRGAGLALRPRDITPETLTRLFTDERLRTAAGQVSREIAAMPPPSDLVARLAALV, encoded by the coding sequence ATGCGCGTGTTGGTGGTGTCCGCGCCGCTGGTCGGCCACGTCTTCCCGCTGGTGCCGCTCGCCGTGGCGTTGCGCGACGCCGGCCACGATGTGCTGCTGGCCACCGGTGGCGGTGGGCTTGCCGCCGCCGGGGCTGGCCTGTCGGTGCACGACGTCGCGCCGGGCTTCGACTTCGGCCGGATCGCGCTGCGGGTCTTTCCCCGCCATCCGCTGATCGCCCGGGCCGAGCTGGCCGGCACCGCCGGCACCCGGGGCGCCGGCCTGCTCTTCGGCGCGCTCAACGACCAGCTCACCGACCCGGTCGTCGAGCTGGCCACCGAGTGGCGGCCGGACCTGGTGGTGTACGAGCCGTTCGCGGTGGCCGGCGCGGTGGCCGCCGCCCGGCTGGGTGTGCCGGCGGTCCGGCAGGAGAACGCCCTCTTCGACGGGCGCGACCTGGTCCAGGCCACGTCCGCCCGGCTCGGCGCCGCGCTGCGCCGGCACGGCCTGAGCGAGCTGCCGCCACCGGCCGCCGCCCTTGCCGTGGCACCGCCGAGCGTGGCGACGCAGGAGGGGTGGCCGATGCGGTACACCTCCTACGTGGGCGGCGGTGAGCTGCCGCCCTGGCTGCGGGAACCTGGTGAACGCCCCCGGATCCTGGTCACCCGCAGCACCCTGACCGGCCCCGGCGACAAGGGGCCGATGCCCGCCGTGGTGGCGGCTGCCGCCCAGGTGGATGCCGAGTTCGTGCTGGTCCGGCCGGACCGGCGGTCGGCCCGTACGCTGCCCGACAACGTCCGGATGGTGGACTGGATCCCGCTCGACGAGGCGTTGCCGGCGAGCGCGGCGCTGGTCCACCACGGCGGGGCGGGCAGCTGCTTCGGCGCCCTCGCCGCCGGCCTGCCGCAGATGGCCACGGTCGGCCCGGGAGACCGCCGGCACAACGCCGAGCTGGTGGCTCGCCGCGGCGCCGGCCTGGCGCTGCGTCCTCGCGACATCACCCCGGAGACGCTGACCCGGCTGTTCACCGACGAGCGCCTGCGGACCGCCGCCGGGCAGGTCAGCCGGGAGATCGCCGCCATGCCGCCGCCGTCCGACCTGGTGGCCCGGCTGGCCGCGCTGGTCTGA
- the paaK gene encoding phenylacetate--CoA ligase PaaK yields the protein MQDRTPRPEELEPIERAGVDELRALQHERLRWSLRHAYDNVPHYRRSFDEAGVHPDDCRDLDDLARFPFTGKAELRENYPFGMFAVPRERVARLHASSGTTGRPTVVGYTREDLRTWARLMARSIRASGGRPGDRVHVAYGYGLFTGGLGAHYGAEELGCTVIPVSGGMTERQVMLIRDFEPEVIMVTPSYMLAIVDEMQRQGVDPRATSLRVGIFGAEPWTEDMRREMEDRLDIHAVDIYGLSEVMGPGVATECVETKDGLHLWEDHFYPEIIDPLTGAVLPDGEQGELVLTSLTKEAMPVVRYRTRDRTRLLPGTARPMRRIEKITGRTDDMMIVRGVNIFPTQIEELILRTPQLSPHFQCVLDRQGRLDTLTVRVERRAGVGVDVAERAGVTLVELVKNTIGVSVAVDVLAPDGVERSVGKMRRIVDQRRAS from the coding sequence ATGCAGGACCGCACCCCTCGCCCCGAGGAGTTGGAGCCCATCGAGCGGGCCGGTGTCGACGAGCTGCGAGCCCTGCAACACGAGCGGCTGCGCTGGTCGTTGCGGCACGCGTACGACAACGTGCCGCACTACCGCCGGAGTTTCGACGAGGCCGGCGTGCACCCCGACGACTGCCGGGACCTCGATGACCTGGCTCGCTTCCCTTTCACCGGCAAGGCGGAGCTGCGGGAGAACTACCCGTTCGGCATGTTCGCCGTACCCCGGGAGCGGGTCGCCCGGCTGCACGCCTCCTCCGGCACCACCGGCCGGCCGACGGTGGTCGGCTACACCCGCGAGGACCTGCGGACCTGGGCCCGGCTGATGGCCCGGTCGATCCGCGCCTCCGGCGGCCGTCCCGGCGATCGGGTGCACGTGGCGTACGGCTACGGGCTGTTCACCGGCGGTCTCGGCGCGCACTACGGTGCCGAGGAACTGGGCTGCACGGTCATCCCGGTCTCCGGCGGTATGACCGAACGACAGGTCATGCTGATCCGCGACTTCGAACCCGAGGTCATCATGGTCACGCCCAGCTACATGCTGGCCATCGTGGACGAGATGCAGCGCCAGGGCGTCGACCCGCGGGCCACCTCGCTGCGGGTGGGCATCTTCGGCGCGGAACCGTGGACCGAGGACATGCGCCGCGAGATGGAGGACCGGCTGGACATCCACGCGGTCGACATCTACGGGCTCTCCGAGGTGATGGGGCCGGGCGTGGCCACCGAGTGCGTCGAGACCAAGGACGGTCTGCACCTCTGGGAGGACCACTTCTACCCGGAGATCATCGACCCGCTGACCGGCGCGGTGCTGCCCGACGGCGAGCAGGGCGAGCTGGTGCTCACCTCGCTGACCAAGGAGGCGATGCCGGTCGTCCGCTACCGCACCCGGGACCGGACCCGGCTGCTGCCCGGCACCGCCCGCCCGATGCGCCGGATCGAGAAGATCACCGGCCGGACGGACGACATGATGATCGTGCGCGGGGTGAACATCTTCCCCACCCAGATCGAGGAGCTGATCCTGCGGACCCCGCAGCTGTCGCCGCACTTCCAGTGCGTGCTCGACCGGCAGGGCCGGCTGGACACCCTGACGGTGCGGGTGGAGCGGCGGGCCGGAGTCGGCGTGGACGTCGCCGAGCGGGCGGGCGTGACCCTGGTCGAGCTGGTGAAGAACACCATCGGGGTGAGCGTGGCGGTCGACGTGCTCGCCCCGGACGGCGTGGAGCGCTCGGTGGGCAAGATGCGGCGCATCGTCGACCAGCGGCGGGCAAGCTGA
- a CDS encoding FtsX-like permease family protein, translated as MIGFGLRLAVAGGREALTRLAVIAAAVAVGSGLLLTTLAGVNAVNAQLTRSASVYPSASTGGDVDPLWWSTREDYFHGKQIIRIDVAASGQSAPTPVGIPATPGPGEYYASPALRELLAAQPADQLGDRYPGRDLGTVGPAALTSPDTLLVIMGGTQDEVAGLPLARQVTSVGDTPAIPETTVNLILGVIAGGLLFPVLIFIGTATRLSAARREQRFAAMRLVGATPKQISMVAAVEATAAAVAGTALGFVLFYALRGPMADIPFTGMPFFPSDMSLGVLDVLLVALGVPAGAAVAAQVSLRRVRISPLGVTRRVTPRAPRAYRLIPILFGVAVLFFAIGYRPETSDGQTAVFLPGLLLIMAGLVLAGPWLTMVGARVMARYAGRPATLIAARRLADNPKAGFRAISGIMVALFVTSVAVGVITTIVANRGPAPIGSTEAGTVSMDFGREAPSVPDALFSELRSTRGVRFAATVRENPDRLSASEPGLIACTDLPSAYGRCADGAGVAEVAMGFIPFRESASPTRVWQTASVPLGDLQRLPVLSIVVGTDGSAAAVERSRTVLEAAFPTFRVAPNVPGDFESSFANTLRGWEQLANVIIIASLALAGCSLAVSVIGGLTERRRPFSLLRLSGAPVQVLRRVVALESAVPMLAVAAVAIGMGLLAAHLFLRAQMDYTLIAPEPRFYVIVVVGLATCLGVIASTLPLLERITGPETARSE; from the coding sequence ATGATCGGCTTCGGGCTCCGCCTCGCCGTGGCCGGCGGCCGCGAGGCGCTCACCCGCCTGGCCGTCATCGCCGCCGCCGTCGCGGTCGGCAGCGGACTGCTGCTGACCACCCTAGCCGGGGTCAACGCCGTCAACGCGCAGCTCACCCGGTCCGCATCGGTGTATCCCAGCGCCTCGACGGGCGGCGACGTCGATCCCCTGTGGTGGTCGACCCGGGAGGACTACTTCCACGGCAAGCAGATCATCCGGATCGACGTGGCAGCCAGCGGACAAAGTGCGCCCACCCCGGTCGGCATCCCTGCCACCCCTGGCCCCGGGGAGTACTACGCCTCGCCCGCGTTGCGCGAACTGCTGGCCGCTCAGCCGGCCGACCAACTGGGCGACCGCTACCCGGGACGTGACCTCGGCACCGTCGGCCCGGCCGCACTGACCTCGCCGGACACCCTGCTCGTCATCATGGGTGGCACCCAGGACGAGGTCGCCGGGCTGCCCCTCGCCAGGCAGGTCACCAGCGTCGGCGACACTCCCGCAATCCCCGAGACGACGGTGAACCTCATCCTGGGCGTGATCGCCGGTGGGCTGCTGTTTCCGGTGCTGATCTTCATCGGCACCGCCACCCGACTCAGCGCAGCCCGTCGGGAGCAGCGCTTCGCCGCGATGCGCCTGGTCGGCGCGACACCGAAGCAGATCTCGATGGTCGCCGCGGTGGAGGCGACCGCCGCGGCCGTCGCCGGCACCGCCCTCGGCTTCGTGCTGTTCTACGCGTTGCGCGGCCCGATGGCGGACATCCCGTTCACCGGCATGCCGTTCTTTCCCAGCGACATGTCGCTGGGCGTGCTGGACGTGCTGCTCGTGGCGCTCGGCGTCCCGGCCGGCGCGGCGGTGGCAGCCCAGGTCTCGCTGCGCCGCGTGCGAATCTCGCCGCTCGGCGTCACCCGTCGGGTCACCCCACGCGCGCCGCGTGCGTACCGGCTGATCCCGATCCTCTTCGGCGTCGCTGTGCTGTTCTTCGCCATCGGCTACCGGCCCGAGACCTCCGACGGCCAGACCGCGGTGTTCCTGCCCGGCCTGCTGCTCATCATGGCCGGCCTGGTCCTCGCCGGCCCGTGGTTGACGATGGTCGGCGCCCGGGTCATGGCCCGGTACGCCGGCCGCCCCGCCACTCTCATCGCCGCGCGACGCCTCGCCGACAACCCGAAGGCCGGCTTCCGGGCGATCAGCGGCATCATGGTCGCGCTCTTCGTCACGAGCGTGGCCGTCGGCGTGATCACCACGATCGTCGCCAACCGCGGGCCGGCGCCGATCGGCTCGACCGAGGCGGGCACCGTGTCCATGGACTTCGGCAGGGAGGCACCATCGGTGCCCGACGCGCTGTTCTCCGAACTGCGTTCGACCCGCGGCGTACGGTTCGCGGCCACGGTACGCGAGAACCCGGACAGGCTGAGCGCCAGCGAGCCCGGGCTGATCGCGTGCACCGACCTCCCGAGCGCGTACGGCCGGTGCGCCGACGGCGCAGGCGTCGCCGAGGTCGCGATGGGCTTCATCCCCTTCCGGGAATCGGCGTCGCCCACGAGGGTCTGGCAGACCGCGTCGGTCCCGCTCGGCGATCTCCAGCGGCTGCCGGTGCTGTCGATCGTCGTCGGCACGGACGGTTCCGCCGCCGCCGTCGAGCGCTCGCGCACCGTCCTCGAGGCCGCCTTCCCGACCTTCCGGGTGGCACCGAACGTGCCCGGCGACTTCGAGTCGAGCTTTGCCAACACGCTGCGCGGCTGGGAACAACTGGCCAACGTCATTATCATCGCCAGCCTCGCGCTCGCCGGTTGCAGCCTCGCGGTCAGTGTGATCGGCGGTCTCACCGAGCGCAGGCGCCCGTTCAGCCTGCTGCGCCTCAGCGGCGCACCGGTACAGGTCCTGCGCAGGGTGGTCGCGCTGGAGAGCGCCGTACCGATGCTCGCCGTCGCCGCGGTGGCCATCGGGATGGGCCTCCTCGCCGCTCATCTGTTCCTTCGGGCCCAGATGGACTACACGCTCATCGCGCCGGAGCCGCGCTTCTACGTGATCGTCGTCGTCGGGTTGGCCACCTGCCTCGGCGTCATCGCCTCCACCCTGCCGCTGCTGGAACGCATCACCGGACCGGAGACCGCCCGCAGCGAGTAG